A single genomic interval of Zingiber officinale cultivar Zhangliang chromosome 4A, Zo_v1.1, whole genome shotgun sequence harbors:
- the LOC121973135 gene encoding protein LURP-one-related 8-like has translation MAKVHPNTEEYCIAGVEVAGDRKDMSRVLTVWRKSLLFSCSGFTVFDDEGNLVFRVDNYGSGRAGEVVLMDAAGKPLLTVRRKKLSLGEDWKIYNGEDAADPVYSVKKQYAKTALAHVTACRQRCSSAAFGYEVEGSYARRSCTVFDGRRRPVAEVRRKETVGGVGFGDDVYRLVLRPAADACLAMAVVVVLDQMFG, from the exons ATGGCGAAGGTTCACCCAAACACCGAAGAATATTGCATCGCCGGCGTCGAGGTCGCCGGCGACAGGAAAGATATGAGCAGGGTGTTGACGGTGTGGAGGAAGTCCCTTCTCTTCAGCTGCAGCGGCTTCACGGTTTTCGACGACGAGGGAAATTTGGTCTTTCGAGTCGATAACTACGGCTCCGGCCGTGCCGGTGAGGTCGTGCTAATGGACGCCGCCGGGAAGCCCCTGCTCACTGTCCGGCGAAAG AAGTTGAGTCTGGGTGAGGATTGGAAGATATACAACGGCGAGGACGCCGCCGACCCCGTCTACTCCGTCAAGAAGCAGTACGCCAAGACCGCCCTGGCTCACGTGACGGCCTGCCGGCAGCGCTGCAGCAGCGCCGCCTTCGGGTACGAGGTAGAGGGGTCGTACGCCAGGAGGAGCTGCACGGTGTTCGACGGGCGGCGGCGGCCGGTGGCGGAGGTTCGGCGGAAGGAGACCGTCGGCGGGGTGGGATTCGGAGACGACGTGTACCGCCTGGTGCTGCGTCCGGCAGCCGACGCTTGCCTCGCGATGGCCGTCGTTGTCGTCCTCGATCAGATGTTCGGATGA
- the LOC121972238 gene encoding uncharacterized mitochondrial protein AtMg00810-like, whose translation MDVKSAFLNGDLEKEVYIDKPLGYIVPNEENKVLKLKKALYGLKQAPRAWNSRIDKYFQANGFIKCPHEHALYARNDKNSDMLFVCLYVDDLIFIGNYPKMFEDFKRAMTKEFEMTNIGIMSYYLGIEVKQRNDDMFISQEGYAKEILKKFDMKNCKPVGTPVECGIKPHMNQDGEKVDPTLFKSLVGSLRYLTCTRPDILFGVGFVSCYMEAPTTSHLKIVKRILRYIKDTINYGILYVFSDDFMFVSYCDSDWAGDIDSRKSTTGFVFFMENSAFTWNSKKQPIVTLSTCEAEYVAATSCV comes from the coding sequence atggatgtaaaatctgcatttTTGAATGGAGACTTGGAGAAAGAAGTTTATATTGATAAACCTTTGGGTTATATTGTGCCTAATGAAGAAAATAAAGTGCTAAAATTGAAGAAGGCTCTCTATGGCTTGAAGCAAGCCCCTCGTGCTTGGAATAGCagaattgataaatattttcaagcaaatggttttatcaagtgtCCACATGAACATGCTCTCTATGCAAGGAATGATAAAAATAGTGATATGTTATTTGTTTGCTTGTATGTGGATGACTTAATTTTTATAGGGAATTATCCAAAGATGTTTGAAGATTTTAAGAGAGCTATGACAAAGGAGTTTGAGATGACGAATATTGGCATAATGTCCTACTATCTTGGGATTGAAGTGAAGCAACGAAATGATGACATGTTTATTTCTCAAGAAGGATATGCTAAAGAAATTCTCAAAAAGTTTGATATGAAAAATTGCAAGCCTGTCGGGACACCTGTGGAGTGTGGAATCAAGCCACACATGAATCAAGATGGTGAAAAAGTTGATCCAACTTTATTCAAGAGTCTTGTTGGAAGCTTGAGGTATCTAACCTGTACTAGACCAGATATTCTTTTTGGCGTTGGATTTGTGAGTTGTTACATGGAAGCTCCTACTACTTCACATTTGAAAATTGTCAAAAGAATTCTTCGCTACATCAAAGATACAATTAATTATGGTATCTTGTATGTTTTCTCGGACGACTTTATGTTTGTTAGCTATTGTGATAGTGATTGGGCCGGTGATATTGATAGTCGAAAAAGTACTACTGGATTTGTTTTCTTTATGGAAAATTCGGCTTTTACTTGGAATTCTAAGAAGCAACCTATTGTGACTCTTTCTACTTGTGAGGCGGAGTATGTAGCTGCTACTTCTTGTGTTTGA
- the LOC121969543 gene encoding proline-rich receptor-like protein kinase PERK3: MAFASSPPVNLLILTAFQSVISQSTPHHHILAAAGKMPLCLFLAAHFLIASVSAVAAGICPYDFSSSIPMIPPACYANVSTPSATSCCWYVYMAMAYAAVRYGNLTGVAFLPPETASACSAVFAGDIVNGGLVKPSLLSSSNCDVRSSLLAASGGPCQFPTVRSILSTADFSRASRFCASAAAGNLSLDAYACSSCQSAVISATFKLLDVTKTKEFVPCGVATTLAIWSSCPPSPSRFISYAGCMLQVLENVAGLGTSNLVPSPPPPSPLSSPSSSNSRSIKIALGSASAGLLSLAAIIFLSFKIRRPRVGTSDTDDLKHPLPPPSPSASLLPTDGFYIFTKAELMAATNGFDEGLLLGQGGAGKVYLGKLPSGQPVAIKRINRERKVAEFYAEVAILAKLRHRNLATLVGYCLGEREHSLVYEYMAGGNLARALSSGELTWRRRLQVAVDVAEGLAYLHGHPEGAVIHRDVKPTNVLLTEAGLAKLSDFGVSRVVPPGDGHVSTELVGTVGYVDPESFPAGQVSEATDVYSFGVVLLELVTGMRAVVPTPTGGAESIVHAARASGRRSASTDEPPVVDDRLGEDWDRPTVIMVFDLACCCVRPRKAERPTMVEVAAVLAAELADLEARSGDLSTTTSPLQEESFLLSP, from the coding sequence ATGGCTTTCGCCTCATCGCCTCCCGTGAATTTACTCATTCTCACTGCCTTCCAATCTGTCATTTCTCAGTCAACTCCACACCACCACATACTCGCTGCCGCCGGAAAAATGCCCCTTTGCCTGTTCCTCGCCGCGCACTTCCTCATCGCCAGTGTATCGGCCGTCGCCGCCGGCATCTGCCCCTACGACTTCTCCTCCTCCATCCCCATGATCCCTCCCGCCTGCTACGCGAACGTCTCCACCCCCTCCGCCACCAGCTGCTGCTGGTACGTCTACATGGCCATGGCTTACGCCGCCGTCCGCTACGGAAACCTCACCGGCGTGGCCTTCCTCCCCCCGGAGACCGCCTCCGCGTGCTCCGCCGTCTTCGCCGGCGACATCGTCAACGGCGGTCTCGTCAAGCCCTCCCTCCTCTCCAGCTCCAACTGCGACGTCCGCTCCTCCCTACTCGCCGCCTCCGGCGGCCCCTGTCAGTTCCCCACCGTCCGATCCATCCTCTCTACCGCCGATTTCTCCCGCGCCTCGCGCTTCTGCGCCTCCGCTGCCGCCGGTAACCTCTCCCTGGACGCGTACGCCTGCTCCTCCTGCCAGAGCGCTGTCATCTCTGCTACTTTCAAGCTGCTGGACGTTACCAAGACCAAGGAGTTCGTTCCCTGCGGAGTTGCAACCACGCTTGCGATCTGGTCCTCTTGTCCTCCATCCCCTTCTCGTTTCATTTCCTACGCCGGTTGCATGCTCCAAGTCCTCGAAAACGTCGCCGGCCTCGGCACAAGCAACCTAGTTCCCTCCCCTCCGCCGCCTTCTCCCCTCTCCTCGCCGTCCTCTTCCAACTCCAGATCCATCAAAATCGCCCTCGGCTCTGCTTCCGCCGGCCTCCTCTCTCTCGCCGCCATCATCTTCCTCTCCTTCAAAATACGCCGTCCAAGGGTCGGCACATCCGATACGGACGACCTCAAGCACCCTCTTCCACCGCCGTCGCCTTCCGCGTCCCTTCTCCCCACTGACGGCTTCTACATCTTCACCAAGGCGGAACTTATGGCCGCCACGAACGGGTTCGACGAAGGTCTCCTCCTCGGTCAGGGCGGCGCCGGCAAGGTCTACCTGGGAAAGCTCCCTAGCGGGCAGCCCGTGGCCATCAAGCGCATCAACCGAGAGCGCAAGGTGGCCGAGTTCTACGCTGAGGTCGCCATCCTCGCCAAGCTCCGCCACCGCAACCTCGCCACGCTAGTCGGCTACTGCCTCGGCGAGCGGGAGCACTCGCTGGTGTACGAGTACATGGCGGGCGGCAACCTCGCGCGCGCTCTCTCATCCGGGGAACTGACTTGGCGGCGTAGGTTACAAGTGGCCGTCGATGTGGCAGAAGGGCTCGCCTACCTGCACGGCCATCCGGAGGGAGCAGTCATCCACCGGGACGTCAAGCCTACGAACGTGCTGCTCACCGAGGCCGGGCTCGCGAAGCTGTCCGACTTCGGCGTATCGCGCGTGGTGCCTCCAGGCGATGGCCACGTGTCCACGGAGTTGGTAGGGACAGTGGGCTATGTCGATCCGGAGAGTTTCCCGGCGGGGCAGGTTTCGGAGGCCACCGACGTGTATAGCTTCGGGGTGGTTCTGCTCGAGTTGGTTACGGGGATGCGAGCGGTTGTGCCGACGCCCACAGGAGGGGCCGAGTCGATCGTCCACGCGGCGCGAGCCTCGGGCAGGCGGTCAGCATCGACCGACGAGCCGCCGGTGGTCGATGACAGACTTGGCGAGGATTGGGATCGGCCCACCGTGATCATGGTGTTCGATCTCGCCTGTTGCTGCGTGCGGCCTCGAAAGGCAGAGCGGCCGACAATGGTGGAAGTGGCGGCGGTACTAGCAGCTGAGCTTGCCGACTTGGAGGCGCGTTCGGGGGACTTGTCCACGACGACATCGCCGCTGCAAGAGGAGTCCTTCCTCCTTAGCCCTTAA